The following are encoded in a window of Thunnus albacares chromosome 17, fThuAlb1.1, whole genome shotgun sequence genomic DNA:
- the LOC122966824 gene encoding ornithine decarboxylase-like, whose translation MEKNTGHESVNTNRSVMQVLSSENCDIEILENGQTINNFIDNKIEERGSVDNEEAFYVANLDSMFERHLRWLTNLPRVKPFYAVKCNNTPAVIQMLSALGTGFDCASKGEIQMALSLGVTPDKIIYAHTTKPRSHIKYACAHGVDLMTFDSEDELLKISECHAKAKLVLRIAVDDSNSLVRLSSKFGARLDTVEKLLERAGELDLEVIGVSFHVGSGCTDSLTFKQAITDARHVFDIASLLGFQMRLLDIGGGFSAIGDFQMKFQEFSEVINGALDKFFPPDSGVQIIAEPGRYYVESAFTLAVNVIAKRVDIDHMAEHNNGEENSSDRMMYYINDGVYGSLNTIINDPVQTVVAPYLHKAVEGSEQRYRSVIWGPTCDSIDKITENYWIPELDVGDWLLIDNMGAYSVSVTTTFNGFENAQIYPVVTAETWHTLNLCHTYSIIH comes from the exons ATGGAAAAGAACACGGGCCAtg AATCAGTAAATACAAACAGATCAGTTATGCAGGTTTTGTCCTCTGAGAATTGTGACATCGAAATCTTGGAAAATGGACAGACCATTAATAATTTCATAGACAATAAAATAGAAGAACGTGGATCAGTG GACAATGAAGAAGCCTTCTATGTGGCAAATCTAGACAGTATGTTTGAGAGACACCTCAGGTGGCTTACTAACTTACCTCGAGTCAAGCCTTTCTATGCAGTGAAGTGCAACAACACACCAGCAGTTATCCAGATGCTGAGTGCTCTGGGCACAGGTTTTGACTGTGCCAGCAAG GGTGAGATTCAGATGGCCCTGTCCCTCGGAGTGACACCTGATAAAATCATTTACGCACATACAACAAAACCACGGTCCCACATCAAATATGCCTGTGCTCACGGAGTAGATCTGATGACTTTTGATAGTGAGGATGAACTCCTAAAAATCTCTGAATGTCATGCCAAAGCCAA ACTAGTGCTACGTATCGCAGTGGATGACTCCAATTCACTGGTAAGACTCAGTTCAAAGTTTGGAGCCAGACTGGATACCGTTGAAAAGCTGCTGGAACGAGCTGGGGAGCTGGACTTAGAGGTCATTGGAGTCAGCTTCCATGTAGGCAGCGGGTGCACTGACAGTTTGACGTTCAAGCAGGCCATAACAGATGCCAGACATGTCTTTGACATAGCA AGTTTGTTGGGATTCCAAATGAGACTCTTGGATATTGGTGGAGGATTTTCTGCGATTGGGGACTTTCAAATGAAATTTCAAGAG TTCTCAGAAGTCATTAATGGGGCACTGGATAAATTCTTCCCACCTGACAGCGGGGTGCAGATTATTGCAGAACCAGGCCGATACTACGTGGAATCAGCCTTCACACTGGCAGTAAACGTCATTGCCAAAAGAGTCGACATAGATCATATGGCTGAACACAACa ACGGTGAGGAAAACAGCTCTGACAGAATGATGTACTACATTAATGATGGAGTGTATGGCTCCTTGAATACCATTATCAACGATCCTGTCCAGACCGTTGTTGCACCATACCTTCACAAG GCTGTTGAGGGCAGCGAGCAGAGATATCGATCTGTCATCTGGGGTCCAACCTGCGACAGCATTgacaaaataactgaaaactACTGGATTCCTGAGTTGGACGTGGGGGACTGGCTTCTCATCGACAACATGGGTGCTTACTCTGTTAGTGTAACCACTACCTTCAACGGCTTTGAAAACGCACAAATTTATCCTGTTGTGACAGCAGAGACATGGCACACCTTAAACCTTTGTCACACCTACAGCATTATCCATTAA